GCGGCAGCAGCCACGATTGCCGCGGAACCTGCCGGCGCCAGACCCGCCTTTTCCAGCACCTTGGCCCAGCCGGCCTCAACCGCCAGAATGGCTGCCAATACGGCCCGGTCCCCGGTCAGCGCCGCCACAGCGGGCGATGCCGACACTGGACTCAGCAGGCCGACGTCGCTGTCCATTCCGGTCAGCTCTGCCATTCCGGTCAGCTCCGCGGGAGTCACTCGAAGTCCAGGAAGACGGTCTCGCCCTCGCCCTGCAGCCGGACGTCCCAGGTGAGCCCGCCGTCGGCGTCGCGCCGAGCGATCAGGGTCTGGCGGCGCTCCGGGTCAAGGGAGCTGAGCAGTGGATCGGCGGCCAGCGCTTCCTCGTTTTCCGGAAGGTAAACGCGGGTGAAGAGCCTGTTCATCAGACCGCGGGCAAACACGGCCACGGAGATGAAGGCGGCAGCGCCGGGTTCGGTGGGGCCAGGGTTCACGGTGGTGAAGGTGTACACGCCGGAGTGGCCCACGGAGCCGCGCCCCCAGCCGGTGAAGGTGTAGCCGTCGCGGACCAGTGAGCCGGTGCGCTGGACGATCCTGCCTTCGGCGTCCGGCTGCCAGATCTCCAGGATGGCGTCCGGGATGGTGTGTCCGGCGCCGTCGTACACGGTGCCCTGAAGGCGGACGGAGCCAGCTGATCCGGGGGCCAGCAGCTCGTTGTCCTTGTTATAGGGCAGCGCGTAGCCGTAGAACGGGCCGACGGTCTGGCCAGGGGTGGCTGCCAGTTTGGGTGTTCCGCTATTCATCGTCATCGCCTTCTGCTCCCAGCGCCTCGTTTTCGGTCCAGGTCCGCTGTGACCCGGTCAGGACGATGTCCCAGTTGTAGCCCAGCGCCCATTCGGGCTTGGTCAGCTCGTGGTCATACTGCGCCACGAGCCGGTCGCGGGCATCCTGGTCAACGATCGACTGGTAGATGGGGTCCAGCGGGAAGAGCTGGTCGCCGGGGAAGTACATCTGCGTGACAATCCGCTGGGTGAACGCGGTTCCGAACATGGAGAAGTGGATGTGCGCGGGCCGCCAGGCATTGACGTGGTTCTTCCACGGGTACGCACCGGGCTTGATGGTGGTGAAGCTGTACGAGCCGTCGGCGCCGGTGATGCAGCGGCCCACCCCCGTGAAGTTGGGGTCGATCGGGGCGGGGTGCTGGTCCCGCTTGTGGATGTAGCGGCCGGAGGAGTTGGCCTGCCAGATCTCCACGAGCTGGCCAGCCACGGGGCGGCCGTCGCCGTCAAGCACCTTGCCCGCAACGATGATGCGCTCGCCCTGGGGCTCGCCGTTGTGCTGGATGGTCAGGTCCGATTCCAGCGCGTGCACGTCCTGGTGCCCGAACGCCGGGGAGTACAGCTCGATGGTCTCCGGGTCCGCATGGTGCAGGCTCTTGGTGGGGTGGCGCAGGATGCTGCTGCGGTACGGCGCGTAGTCCAGCCGCGGCTGGGTGTCCGGCCGGGCGCCATCCTTGAGTGCCTGTGCGTAGGCATCTCCGATGGCCTTGATCTCTGCGCTGAGGTCCTGTTGGGTCTCCACGGCGGCCTCCTGTTCGGTTGGTAGTGGTTTTTTGGTTCCGTGCGGTCTAAACGGTCAGTGCGGTGTAGCTGGTCAGTGCGGCCTAAACGGTCTGTGCGGTCTGTGCGGTCAGTACCCGGTGCAGGTGGTCGTACTGGACGGCGTGCCTTACGGGGGCATTGGGTGCCCCGTAGCCGTCGTACGCGCCGCGGCGTTCCACCATTTCGAAGAACACACTGCCCACGGTGGCGGTGTAGAAATGCAGGAATTCGCCGTCGGCGTCGCGGTCGTAGAGGAGGTTGAGTTCTTTGAGCGTGGCCAGGAAGCCAGCGTCCAGGCCGAACCGGGCGTCCAGGTCCTCGTAGTAGTTGGCCGGGATCTGCAGGAACTCCAGGCCGCGGGCCCGGGCGGCCCTGGCCGTGGCCACCAGGTCATCCACGGCGAACGCAATATGTTCCTGGTAGGTTTTGCGCTGGCCGGCTCCGGCGGTTGACGCGTCATCCTGCCGGGCAGCGTCATCCTGCCGTGCAGCGTCATCCTGCTGGATCAGCGGCGCCAGGTTCAGCACCAGGCGCACGCCGCGGTCCGCCGTCAGCATCACCTGCGAGCGGACCAGCCCGCTGGGGCTGGGCACCTCCGCGAACGGCTGCGGCTCCAGGGCCAGGGCGCTGGTGTAGAAAAGGACCGCCTCGTCAAAGTGCTGCCCGGGCTGGGCCAGGTTCACGTGGTCGATGACCGCGCTGCTGCCTGCAGCAGTGCCGTCGGCGGGGACTTCCAGCCCTTCACCGAATTCGGCGGTCCACGCGGCGGTGCCGTCCGGGCTGCCCTGGCACAGGAAGATTTCGGTGGAATCCGGGGCGGCAAAGCCCTGGAAAACTTCCTCGTTGGCCTGGCTCTTGCGCGGAACGGCGGGCGCCTTGAGCTGACGGGCGCGGGCGGAGGCAATGACGGGCGCATCGACGTCGAACCCCAATGCCGCAATGGCGGGCTCAGCGTGAGAGGCTGCCTGTTCGTTGATGATCACCCGGGCGTGGCCCATGGTCCACAGTTGCACATCCTTGGTGCGGTGGCGGCCGTTGAACCCGAACCCCAGCTGGCCCAACACAGTCTCCAGGCCGGCGGTGTCCTCCGCCTTGACCTCGGCGAAGTTGAACCCTGCCGGTTCGGCCACCTGCGGGAGCGTGGCCAGTTCCATGGGATAACGACGGCGGCTGGCGGCTTTTGTGGCTGGCCCACCGGCGGTGCCGCCCGGGCCATCAGCGGAAGCGGCGTTGGCGTCCAGCCACTTGGCGCTCTGCTCCTCCAGCCAGATCAGCGAGCGCATGGCATCCACGGCGGTGCGGTCCACGTCCGACTGGCGGAAGACGTCGTTGAAGACCTCCAGCGACACCGGGCCCGTGTAGCCGGCGCGGACCACATGGCCCATGAACTTGGCCAGCTCGAACTGGCCCTCGCCCGGGAAGACCCGGTAGTGCCGGCTCCAGGACAGGACGTCCATGGACAGCTTGGGGGCGTCGGCCACCTGGACGAAGAAGATCTTGTCCGGGTTGATGGCCTCGATGGGGGCGGTGTCCCAGTCGCGGGACAGGATATGGAAGGAGTCCAGGCAGGTGCCCAGATTGGGATGATCCACCATTTCCACGAGCCGGTGGGCGTGCTCGTAGTCGTTGACGTACTTTCCCCAGGCCAGTGCCTCGTATGCGACTTTGACCCCGTGCTCCCCTGCCAGCGCGGCGAGGCGGGCCAGCTGCCCTGCCCTAAGTGCATCGTCATCAATGGTTGCTGTGGCCACATTGGAGCAGACCAGGATGGTGTCCATGCCCAGCCGGGACATCAGCGTGAACTTGGCCTCCGCCCGGCGGAGGTTGGCCGCGAGCAGCTCCTCCGTGACGCCGTCGAAATCGCGGAACGGCTGGTACAGGTCTAGCGTGATGCCAAGATCCGTGGCCATCTTGCGGACGTCCTCCGGGCTCAGCGGGGAGGTGACCAGATCCTGTTCGAAGATCTCGATCCCGTCAAAGCCCGCAACCGCGCAGGCCTGCATCTTTTCCTTCAGCGTGCCGGAGAGGCAGACTGTGGCGATTCCTGTGCGCATCAGACAGCCACCTCTTCGGCGGCAACGAGTTCCAGGAAATGCTTCCGCATCCTGTCGGCATCGGCCTCCAGCCCGGTGAAGATCCGGAAAGCGTCCGACGCCTGGCCAACCGCCATCCGGCCGCCGTCCAGGACGTCGCAGCCCTTGGCGCGGGCCTCGCCGACCAATTCCGTTTCGATCGGACGGTAGACGATGTCCGCCACCCAGTGCCTTGATTCCACGAGGGACATGTCCAGCGGGAGTCCGGGGTGCGCGGCCATGCCCACGGGGGTGCAGTGCACCAGGCCGTCGGCCAGCGGCATCAGCTGCGGCAGCTCCGCCTTCGTGCGTGCCGTGACCGTGCGGTCCGGGAAGAAGCCGGCCAGTTCTGTAGCGCGTTCCGCGCAGCGTGCGGGGTCCATGTCCACGAGGTCCAGTGTCTGCACACCGGCGGTGAGCAATGCATAGGCGACGGCGGAGCCGGCACCGCCCGCTCCCAGCTGGACAACACGCTCCAGCATCGCGTCCGGGAGCCCGGAAGCCAGAGCAGAAGCGAAGCCGGAAAAGTCTGTGTTGTGGCCGATGAAGCGGCCGTCCCTAATGACCACGGTATTGACGGCGCCCAGCTTCAGGGCGTCCGGAGACGCCTCGTCCAGATGGTCCAGGACCAACTGCTTGCAGGGGTGAGTGATGTTCAGGCCGTTGAAGCCCAACCGGTAGGCGCTCTGCAGCAGGTCACCCACGGACTCGCCCGGCAGGCCGAGCTCGGTGAGGTCGATAGGGCGGTACAGGTAGCGCAGACCCTGCACATCACCTTCGCGTTCGTGCATGTGGGGGCTTAGTGACGGCATCACGCCATCGCCGACCAGTCCCACGAGGTAGGACTCAGTTCGATTGCTCATCCGTGCAGCTCCTTTGACAACGGCACTCGGCAGGCCGGGACGCTCAGGGCGTGGGCGGCGGGCCGGGTGATAGGGATTACAGTACAGCAAATGTTCACATGTTGCACTCTTGTTCTTATTGCGAACTTATTGTTCTGACGGATACGGAAGCTCATCGCTGCGGCAACCGGGCTGACAGCTCGGAGGCAGCCTCCTGCAGCAGGGGGACGTGGGCGATCAGGGCGTCCATGCTGAGCCGGAACACCGGAACTGCAGTGGCCAGTGAGGCGAATGCGTATCCCTGGGAATTGAAGACCGGCACGGCCACGGCACGCATGCCACGCTCATTTTCCTCGTCCATCACCGCGAAGCCCTGGCGCCGGACCTGTTCAATTTCCATCCGGAAGGCCTCGCGGTCAGTGATGGAGACATTGGTGAGCGGCTCCAGCGGCAACTCGGCCACCAGCCGCTCACGCTCGGCGTTCTCGGCGAAGGCAACCAGAGCCTTCCCCACCGAGGTGGTGTGCAGGGCGCCCAGATGGCCGGGGTCGCTCGTGACGCGGAACGTCTGCGGGCCGTCCACCTTGTTTACCGTCAGGTGATGGTCGCCGTCGCGCACGGAGAGAATGGTGGCCTCGCCGGTATGTTCGGTGACACGTCGCAGAATAGGCAGTGCGGTGCCGGCGAAACCATGGTGGTTGGATACGCGCTGGCCCAACTGGAAGATGCGGAGCCCCAGATGGTAGCGGCGGCCATCCGGTTCATAGTCCACAAAGCCGTCACGGGTCAGTGAACCGAGCAGCCGGTATGTGGTGCTGAACGGAAGATCGCCCCGGCGGGACAGCTCGGAAGCACTGGCGCCGCGGGGTTCATCACCCAGCAGCACCAGGAGACCCAGCGCCTTGCCCACCATGTCAGTCCTGTCACCCTTGGGGTCCTTGGCTCCATTGAGGTCCTTGGCGCCATTTGGGGACTTGGCTCCGGAGGAAGCAGCTTCTTCAAGCTGTGCTTCTTCAGGGCCGGCTTCTTCAAGGTTGGCTTCTTCAAGGTTGGCTTCGGCAGGGCCGGCGTCGGCTTCATTGCCCGCGGTTTCTTTCACACTCATAACTCGATGTTGCCACATCGTGAGAGCTATTTCTAGATGGTGAGCAAAATACTTGACAAGTGACTGCGCTCACAGTCATGATTTCTATATCGCACAAGCAGCTCTCACAATGTGGCTACTTGTCAGGGTCTTTCCAAGAACCTCCGGCGGCCGGACAATTAAACGGCAGCTGCGAACTTCCTGATTCATCCGCGACAATGTCGTCACACAAAGGAACACCATGAGCCAGACACTCCCGTCCACGGCACCGGGCACCGCAGCTCCGGCCGGGACCCCAAAGAAAGCAGCACTTGCCAGCTTCCTGGGCAGCGCCGTCGAGTACTACGACTTTTTCATCTTCGGTTCGGCCGCCGCGCTGATCTTCCCGCACGTGTTTTTCCCGGACGCAGATGCCAACGCCGCCATCATGTCCTTTGCCACCTTCGGCTTCGCCTACGTGGCCCGCCCGGTGGGTGCCGTCATCCTGGGCCACTTCGGTGACCGCGTGGGCCGGCAGAGGGTCCTGATGTTCACGCTGGTACTCATGGGCGCCTCCACCTTCCTGATCGGCTGCCTGCCGGACTTCAAAACGGTGGGCTGGTGGGCTCCGGTCCTGCTGGTACTGGCGCGTCTGTGCCAGGGCCTCTCCGCGGCAGGCGAGCAGGCCGGCGCATCATCCATGACGCTGGAACACGCTCCGGACAACCGTCGCTCCTTCTTCACCTCATGGACCCTGACCGGCACCCAGGGCGGCCAGATCCTCGCCGCCCTCGTCTTCATTCCCGTGCTCGCCCTGCCTGACGAGGTCAAGTACGGCATCGGCTGGCGCATCCCGTTCTGGCTCAGCGCCGTGGTTGTCCTGGTGGCGTTCTTCATCCGCCGTACCCTGCACGAGCCGCCGGCATTCGCCGAGGCCAAGAAGAACGCACAGATCGCCAAGCTTCCCGTCGCCGATCTGCTCAAGGACCACTGGCGTGACGTCCTCCGCGTGGTCTGCTGCGCATTCATCGCCGCAGTCTCCACCGTGTTCGGCACGCTGGCCATCAGCTACGCCAAAACAGTGGCCGGGGTGGATGGCTCCACCACACTCTGGCTGGTGGTCGGCGCCAACGTGGTGGCACTCTTCTCGCAGCCGCTGTTCGGCAAACTGGCCGACAGGATCGGCCGCAAGCCAGTGTTCATCTACGGCGCCCTCTCGAGCGCGGCTCTGACGCCCGTGTTCCTGCTGAGCCTGGAGTCCGGCAGCATCCCCGTGATGTTCCTCGCCGCAATCGGCTACTTCTCCTGCGGTTACGCGGCAGCCAACGCCGTCTGGCCCTCCTTCTACGCCGAAATGTTCAGCACCAGGGTGCGCTTCTCCGGACTGGCAATCGGCACACAGCTTGGCTTCCTCATGGCCGGCTTCGCACCGGCGATTGTTGCCGCGATGGGCGGCATCAAGCCCGGCGGCTGGGTCCAGATCAGCATCTTCACCGGCGTCATCTGCGTCATTGCCGCCGTATCCGCCATGACCGCCAAGGAAACCTTCAAGGTCCCCACCCGGGCGCTCGGGCTGAAGTAGGCCACTCCGCCCCGGGAGTTGACGCTGCCGCCCAGTAGCGCGCTACCCCACCCCGGGCCGACGCTCCCGCCCAGTTACAAACCGGAAGCCCGGCGTGTTCCCAGAACACGCCGGGCTTTTCCGTGGTTGGGAGAAAGCAACCGGGCAGGAGCGCCGGGGCTCCCAACGTGAGAGCCCGGTCAGGTCGCATCTGCCTGCAGAACGCAGGCCAGATCGAACTTGACCGGTTCCTCCAGCTGTCCGTACGTGCACGATCCGGGGTCCCGGTCCGTCCGCCACCGCACAAACTGCGCCGTATGCCGGAACCGCGTGCCTTCCAAATGGTCGTATTTAACTTCCACCACCCGTTCCGGGCGAAGCGGTACAAAGGACAGGTCCTTGCCTCCGCTCCACCGGCTGCCCTCGGCATTCCGTGGTGTGCGTGTGCCCTCTTCCTGCCGGGCCGAGGCCCACGGGTGCCTGTCAAAGCCGGTCACCAGCGGCTGGAGTTCGGCAAACAGTTCCTTGCGGCGCTGCATGGTCAAGGTGCCCACCACGCCCACGTTGGCCAGTCCGCCGTCGTGGTCGTAGAGACCGAGGAGAAGCGAGCCGATCGCGTCCGGGCCACTCTTGTGAAGCCGGTAGCCGGCCAGGACACAGTCCGCCGTGCGTTCATGCTTGATTTTGAACATGACGCGTTTGTCCGGCTGATACGTGCTGTCCAGCGCCTTAGCAATGATCCCGTCCAGGCCGGCGCCCTCAAACTGGCTAAACCACCGCTCGGCGGTCCCTTTATCCTGGGTGGCGGCCGTGAGGTGGATGGGCGCGCTGGCGGCGGAGAGCGCTTCTTCGAGGGCAGTACGCCGCTTGGCAAAGGGCCGGCCGGTCAGATCCTCTTCATCCAGGGCAAGGAGATCGAACGCCACGAACTTCGCCGGAGTCTGCGCCGCCAACAGCTTCACCCTGCTGGCGGCGGGGTGGATCCGCTGCTGGAGCGCATCAAAATCAAGCCGGTCCCCGGAGGCGCCCACCACAATAATCTCACCGTCGAGCACACACCGGGGCGGCAGATTCGCTTTCAGCGCCTCCACCAGTTCAGGGAAGTAGCGGGTCAATGGCTTCTCGTTGCGGCTGCCGATCTCCACGTCGTCGCCGTCGCGGAAGATGATGGAACGGAAGCCGTCCCATTTGGGCTCGAAGCTCATGATGCCGTCGGGCAGGGCAGGGACCGCCTTCGCCAGCATCGGCGCAACAGGGGGCATCACCGGCAGCTGCATACCGCCCATTCTTGCCCTGCGGCAGGCTCCGCGCCACCCCTCGACATCCGGCGCCCCGGGACGGCAGACCTCAACGACGGCGACCATCCGTTTCCTTGCTTCGCACGGTCATCGTTCACGGGAGCTGACGTTCCTGCCCAGCTACAAACGGATGCCCGGCGTGTTCCGGAGCAAGCAACCGGGCGGGAAGGTCAGGGCGCGGCCGGGCGAAGCAGCGGAAGACAGGCATGGCCAGTGGAAACGGCACCGGCACCGGAAACTAACGCGGCCCTAACCGGCAGGAAACGCGGGCGCAACAATTGCACACCACACTGGAATTGCCGGCAATAGCAGGCACCAGCTCCAGCTCAGGAGGCCCCGCCATGTTGAAGGAAGCCAAAGCCCTCACAACCCGGATCCGCGCCCTGGATCAGCTCCACCGCGGCGATGAGATTGAAGCCCGCCTGTCGGTGGGGCCCGGCTACGACGATGTTGTAGTCCGCAGAGGCAGCGTCCAGGAGACAGCGCCTGGAATCGGCGTCATCTGGATCATGGACCACCACACCGGGATGCGCAAAGCCATCAATACCGATGAGTGCAGCGTCTGGCGCGTCACCTGAGCCCGCTATCCCCCGGCCACGGACTGGATAATCAGTACTTCCTGGCCGGCCGCCACCTCAGTTTCCAAGCCCTTGAGACGCCGGACCTCGTCACCGTTCACGTAAATATTCACGTAACGGCGCAGCGCACCGGTCTCATCCCGCAGCCGCCTGGCCAATACCGGGTAATCCCGGGTCACGGAATCCAGCAGCCAACCCACAGTCACCGCCGCGTCGGCGGGCGCAGTCAGTATGGACTGCCCGCCGGCGAGCGGCTGCAGAACGCTGGGAAGCAGCACGCTGATGTCAGCCACGAAGGTTCCCTACCCGGCGCCCGGAGCTGCAACAGCGGAAAGAACGGCGCCAGAAACCGCCGAAACGCGCACGCACAGCACATCCGGCAGACGCGAGGCGACCTCGGTAAACGTCTCACCCTCGTCCGCGCTTGCGAAGACGGAGCCACCGCGTGTTCCGAAGTACACCCCGGCGGGTTCCGCGGAATCCACCGAGGCAGCGTCACGGAGCACTGTGTTGTATTCCGACTGCGGCAGTCCTGAATCCAGACGCTTCCAGCTGGCCCCGGCGTCGTCCGTGCGGTGCATGGCGAGCTTGCCCTCCGGCGGGATCCGCTCGCCGTCGGCCTTAATGGGAACCACCCAGGCAGTACCTTCACGCCGCGGGTGCGTCAGCATCACAAAACCGAAATCGGCCGGCAGCCCTTCGGCAATGGAATCCCAGGTGTCCCCGTTGTCATCCGTGCGGTACACGCCGTGGTGGTTCTGCGCGTAAAGGCGGCCTTCGACGGCGGCATCCGCCGCGATCTTGTGAACGCACTGTCCGAATTCGGGGTTGGGATCGGGCATGAAGTACGCCGAAATACCCTTGTTGCGGGGCTCCCAGGACATCCCGCCGTCGAGCGAGCGGTAGACGCCTCCGGTGCTCATGGCCACGTGCACGTTGTCTCCGGCAGGGTTCACCACGATGGAATGCGCGGCTGCTCCGCCGTATCCGGCACCCCACTCCTGGCGGTGCGGGTGGTCCCACAGTCCCCGGTTCAGCTCGAAGTGCTCGCCGCCGTCTGTGGATTTCCACACGGAGATCGGCTCACAGCCGGCCCAGACAACGCCCGGCCGGGACTCCGCGTCGGGGTAAATCTGCCAGATGCGCTCCAGCGCGGCCTCGGTGTCGTCGGGAAATTTGATGGCGCCCTGTTCGGGCTCGGTCCACGTGGCGCCCAGATCATCGGAATGCACAACCGTGGGGCCCCAGTGTTCGGAGCGCACTCCCACCATGATCCTGGTCAGGCCGTCCCGCGTATCTATTCCGATGCTGGGGATTTCGCTCATCAGAAAGTGCGGGCCGGAGAGGGACCATTCGTGCCGGTCCTGGCTGGTTGCCAGCCAGAGGCCTTTTTTGGTCCCGATCGCTAAGACATAACTCTCTGCGGTAGCCATGCAACCCATGCAACCACTCATGCCCGGAGGCCGCAATGGTTTTCCGGGCTGATGCCCGGTATTGACGCTGCTACGCGGGACGGGCATCTGCCTTGGGCGGCGTCCCGCAGGGTGGTACGGTGACGCATATGTCCGCCCTCGTCTCCGCCTCGCAGCGCAGCCTCGCCGCTCTTGTCGGAAGACTCTCAGCCTTGCTGCCGCCTCTGGCAGCGGGCGTCCTGAAGTCCGTAAAGGCGTTCGCGCCCCGCCACCCTGCCCAGGTGATTGTCCTCGGGTTCGCCGCGGCTGTCGCTGCAGGCACTGCGCTGCTGATGCTTCCGGCGGCAAAGCAGGGATCGGGTGGCGCCACATTGCTGGAGGCACTTTTCACCGCCACATCATCTGTCTGCGTCACCGGCCTGATCACTGTGGACACCCCGGTGTTCTGGAGCGGATTCGGACACGTGGTCATCCTGATGCTGATCCAGATCGGCGGGTTCGGGGTGATGTCCTTCGGCACACTGCTTGGCGTTCTGACCGCCCGCAGGCTGGGCCTGCGGTCCCGCATATCCGCGGCAGCCGAAACCAAGGCCACAGGTTTTGGTGACGTGCGGCAGGTCCTGCTCGGCGTGCTGTCCATCAGCCTGGCCGTGGAGGCGGTTTTGGCGCTGATCCTGATGGTCCGCTTTATGGCCGGGTACGGCTACCCCGCGGGCAAGGCTCTGTGGGAAGGGGTATTCCACTCGGTGTCCTCCTTCAATAACGCCGGATTCGCGCTGTATTCGGACAACCTCATGGGGTTCGTGGGTGACCCCTGGGTTTGCCTGCCGATCGCGGCCGCTGTGATCATCGGCGGTTTGGGGTTTCCAGTGCTTTTCGAACTGCGCCGCCAGTACCGCCGGCCCGTCCACTGGAGCATGAACACGAAATTGGTTCTCGTGGGGTCCGCCCTTCTTCTGGTCAGCGGAACGGTTTTCCTCACCGCCGTCGAATGGTCCAACCCGGCAACACTCGGTGGGCTGAAGCCCGGGGAGCGGGTACTGGCTGGCTTCTTCCAGTCAGTGATCACCCGCACGGCCGGCTTCAACAGCATCGACATCGGCAAGATGGACCCGGTGTCCTGGATGGGCATGGATATCCTGATGTTCATCGGCGGCGGCCCGGCTGGCACGGCCGGTGGCCTGAAGATCACCACCTTCGCGGTGCTGTTCTTCATCCTGTCCACTGAAGTCCGCGGCGGAACGGCCGTGAACATTTTCGGTAAAAGACTCTCCCGCGCCGTGCACCGCCAGGCCATCACCGTTGTCCTCCTGGCAATCGCCCTCG
This genomic interval from Micrococcaceae bacterium Sec5.7 contains the following:
- a CDS encoding ATP-dependent DNA ligase; amino-acid sequence: MQLPVMPPVAPMLAKAVPALPDGIMSFEPKWDGFRSIIFRDGDDVEIGSRNEKPLTRYFPELVEALKANLPPRCVLDGEIIVVGASGDRLDFDALQQRIHPAASRVKLLAAQTPAKFVAFDLLALDEEDLTGRPFAKRRTALEEALSAASAPIHLTAATQDKGTAERWFSQFEGAGLDGIIAKALDSTYQPDKRVMFKIKHERTADCVLAGYRLHKSGPDAIGSLLLGLYDHDGGLANVGVVGTLTMQRRKELFAELQPLVTGFDRHPWASARQEEGTRTPRNAEGSRWSGGKDLSFVPLRPERVVEVKYDHLEGTRFRHTAQFVRWRTDRDPGSCTYGQLEEPVKFDLACVLQADAT
- a CDS encoding IclR family transcriptional regulator translates to MVGKALGLLVLLGDEPRGASASELSRRGDLPFSTTYRLLGSLTRDGFVDYEPDGRRYHLGLRIFQLGQRVSNHHGFAGTALPILRRVTEHTGEATILSVRDGDHHLTVNKVDGPQTFRVTSDPGHLGALHTTSVGKALVAFAENAERERLVAELPLEPLTNVSITDREAFRMEIEQVRRQGFAVMDEENERGMRAVAVPVFNSQGYAFASLATAVPVFRLSMDALIAHVPLLQEAASELSARLPQR
- the pcaG gene encoding protocatechuate 3,4-dioxygenase subunit alpha, whose translation is MNSGTPKLAATPGQTVGPFYGYALPYNKDNELLAPGSAGSVRLQGTVYDGAGHTIPDAILEIWQPDAEGRIVQRTGSLVRDGYTFTGWGRGSVGHSGVYTFTTVNPGPTEPGAAAFISVAVFARGLMNRLFTRVYLPENEEALAADPLLSSLDPERRQTLIARRDADGGLTWDVRLQGEGETVFLDFE
- the pcaH gene encoding protocatechuate 3,4-dioxygenase subunit beta; this encodes METQQDLSAEIKAIGDAYAQALKDGARPDTQPRLDYAPYRSSILRHPTKSLHHADPETIELYSPAFGHQDVHALESDLTIQHNGEPQGERIIVAGKVLDGDGRPVAGQLVEIWQANSSGRYIHKRDQHPAPIDPNFTGVGRCITGADGSYSFTTIKPGAYPWKNHVNAWRPAHIHFSMFGTAFTQRIVTQMYFPGDQLFPLDPIYQSIVDQDARDRLVAQYDHELTKPEWALGYNWDIVLTGSQRTWTENEALGAEGDDDE
- a CDS encoding TIM barrel protein — encoded protein: MRTGIATVCLSGTLKEKMQACAVAGFDGIEIFEQDLVTSPLSPEDVRKMATDLGITLDLYQPFRDFDGVTEELLAANLRRAEAKFTLMSRLGMDTILVCSNVATATIDDDALRAGQLARLAALAGEHGVKVAYEALAWGKYVNDYEHAHRLVEMVDHPNLGTCLDSFHILSRDWDTAPIEAINPDKIFFVQVADAPKLSMDVLSWSRHYRVFPGEGQFELAKFMGHVVRAGYTGPVSLEVFNDVFRQSDVDRTAVDAMRSLIWLEEQSAKWLDANAASADGPGGTAGGPATKAASRRRYPMELATLPQVAEPAGFNFAEVKAEDTAGLETVLGQLGFGFNGRHRTKDVQLWTMGHARVIINEQAASHAEPAIAALGFDVDAPVIASARARQLKAPAVPRKSQANEEVFQGFAAPDSTEIFLCQGSPDGTAAWTAEFGEGLEVPADGTAAGSSAVIDHVNLAQPGQHFDEAVLFYTSALALEPQPFAEVPSPSGLVRSQVMLTADRGVRLVLNLAPLIQQDDAARQDDAARQDDASTAGAGQRKTYQEHIAFAVDDLVATARAARARGLEFLQIPANYYEDLDARFGLDAGFLATLKELNLLYDRDADGEFLHFYTATVGSVFFEMVERRGAYDGYGAPNAPVRHAVQYDHLHRVLTAQTAQTV
- a CDS encoding potassium transporter TrkG, with protein sequence MSALVSASQRSLAALVGRLSALLPPLAAGVLKSVKAFAPRHPAQVIVLGFAAAVAAGTALLMLPAAKQGSGGATLLEALFTATSSVCVTGLITVDTPVFWSGFGHVVILMLIQIGGFGVMSFGTLLGVLTARRLGLRSRISAAAETKATGFGDVRQVLLGVLSISLAVEAVLALILMVRFMAGYGYPAGKALWEGVFHSVSSFNNAGFALYSDNLMGFVGDPWVCLPIAAAVIIGGLGFPVLFELRRQYRRPVHWSMNTKLVLVGSALLLVSGTVFLTAVEWSNPATLGGLKPGERVLAGFFQSVITRTAGFNSIDIGKMDPVSWMGMDILMFIGGGPAGTAGGLKITTFAVLFFILSTEVRGGTAVNIFGKRLSRAVHRQAITVVLLAIALVVGSTMFLMLITDFGQERLLFEVISAFATVGLSTGITAGLPPAGQIVLILLMFIGRLGPVTLGAALALRQRPVLYEYPKERPLIG
- a CDS encoding MFS transporter, producing MSQTLPSTAPGTAAPAGTPKKAALASFLGSAVEYYDFFIFGSAAALIFPHVFFPDADANAAIMSFATFGFAYVARPVGAVILGHFGDRVGRQRVLMFTLVLMGASTFLIGCLPDFKTVGWWAPVLLVLARLCQGLSAAGEQAGASSMTLEHAPDNRRSFFTSWTLTGTQGGQILAALVFIPVLALPDEVKYGIGWRIPFWLSAVVVLVAFFIRRTLHEPPAFAEAKKNAQIAKLPVADLLKDHWRDVLRVVCCAFIAAVSTVFGTLAISYAKTVAGVDGSTTLWLVVGANVVALFSQPLFGKLADRIGRKPVFIYGALSSAALTPVFLLSLESGSIPVMFLAAIGYFSCGYAAANAVWPSFYAEMFSTRVRFSGLAIGTQLGFLMAGFAPAIVAAMGGIKPGGWVQISIFTGVICVIAAVSAMTAKETFKVPTRALGLK
- a CDS encoding MoaD/ThiS family protein; amino-acid sequence: MADISVLLPSVLQPLAGGQSILTAPADAAVTVGWLLDSVTRDYPVLARRLRDETGALRRYVNIYVNGDEVRRLKGLETEVAAGQEVLIIQSVAGG
- a CDS encoding exo-alpha-sialidase, whose protein sequence is MGCMATAESYVLAIGTKKGLWLATSQDRHEWSLSGPHFLMSEIPSIGIDTRDGLTRIMVGVRSEHWGPTVVHSDDLGATWTEPEQGAIKFPDDTEAALERIWQIYPDAESRPGVVWAGCEPISVWKSTDGGEHFELNRGLWDHPHRQEWGAGYGGAAAHSIVVNPAGDNVHVAMSTGGVYRSLDGGMSWEPRNKGISAYFMPDPNPEFGQCVHKIAADAAVEGRLYAQNHHGVYRTDDNGDTWDSIAEGLPADFGFVMLTHPRREGTAWVVPIKADGERIPPEGKLAMHRTDDAGASWKRLDSGLPQSEYNTVLRDAASVDSAEPAGVYFGTRGGSVFASADEGETFTEVASRLPDVLCVRVSAVSGAVLSAVAAPGAG
- a CDS encoding shikimate dehydrogenase — its product is MSNRTESYLVGLVGDGVMPSLSPHMHEREGDVQGLRYLYRPIDLTELGLPGESVGDLLQSAYRLGFNGLNITHPCKQLVLDHLDEASPDALKLGAVNTVVIRDGRFIGHNTDFSGFASALASGLPDAMLERVVQLGAGGAGSAVAYALLTAGVQTLDLVDMDPARCAERATELAGFFPDRTVTARTKAELPQLMPLADGLVHCTPVGMAAHPGLPLDMSLVESRHWVADIVYRPIETELVGEARAKGCDVLDGGRMAVGQASDAFRIFTGLEADADRMRKHFLELVAAEEVAV